A window from Centropristis striata isolate RG_2023a ecotype Rhode Island chromosome 2, C.striata_1.0, whole genome shotgun sequence encodes these proteins:
- the pros1 gene encoding vitamin K-dependent protein S produces MWRKKRALGESLACLVFLVTLVDAYRFLSQSTATQFLSRHRRANSLFEESKKGNLERECIEELCNKEEAREIFENQPETEYFYPRYVGCLGSHRVGINNPNSDAIPSDLRTCVTEISNQCTPPPCYKEGSKRCVDGQASFTCECKPGWKGLRCEDDIDECSDPEFPAGCNQKCYNLPGSFYCMCEEGYIIHDKINCEDINECLLYPRICQEPAKCVNTPGMYECKCPLGFKYNFTSKTCNDIDECELDVCDGTCMNTVGSYVCHCDGRQGLRLAEDQRFCESIPVCVDLYDHRHPEMLYLGEQFAGLPVIYLRFRLPENTKFAAEFDFRTFDPEGVVLYAESSQDSWFMLGLRGGRIEVQFKNQHTFKVTSGGKSINDGQWHVISVDELESSISVKISKEAVMSINSPDSLFTSVNGKLETKVYIAGLPNRTDNVIKPINPRLDGCIRGWNLMNQGASGVKEVIQEKKSKHCFVYVERGSFFPGGGLARFNIDYSDSGSWNVDLKMNIRPSSSTGVLFALVQNNTVPLSVAVVTQGEEDANLQVFLDGVSVATLDSLMLCYPDRLTVQLNVTPSEIQISANASTVTFIKSDSLQDALKRLNSTMQDPVSTYVGGIPDDVPLPATPITAFYHGCMDITISGQQLDFDEALSKHNSIKSHSCPPVSAPESHREAHHPHRK; encoded by the exons ATGTGGAGAAAGAAACGGGCACTTGGGGAATCCTTGGCTTGTCTCGTATTTCTCGTGACGCTCGTCGATGCTTATCGAT TCCTGAGCCAGAGCACAGCCACCCAGTTCCTGAGCAGGCACAGGAGAGCCAACTCTCTGTTTGAGGAGAGCAAGAAGGGCAACCTGGAGAGGGAGTGCATCGAGGAGCTGTGCAACAAGGAGGAGGCCAGGGAGATCTTTGAGAACCAGCCAGAGACG gaaTACTTCTACCCCAGATATGTTG GGTGTCTGGGTTCTCACCGTGTCGGCATCAACAATCCAAACTCGGATGCCATCCCGTCAGACCTGCGTACCTGTGTGACAG AGATCAGTAACCAGTGCACACCGCCTCCATGCTACAAGGAGGGTTCAAAGCGATGTGTGGACGGACAGGCCTCCTTCACCTGTGAGTGTAAACCCGGCTGGAAGGGGCTGCGCTGTGAGGACG ACATCGATGAGTGTTCAGATCCTGAGTTTCCAGCAGGATGTAACCAAAAATGCTACAACTTACCCGGTAGCTTTTACTGCATGTGTGAAGAAGGCTACATCATCCATGACAAAATCAACTGTGAGG ATATTAATGAATGCCTGCTGTACCCCAGAATCTGTCAAGAGCCAGCTAAATGTGTCAACACACCGGGCATGTATGAGTGCAAGTGTCCCCTGGGTTTCAAATATAACTTTACTTCCAAGACCTGCAATG ATATAGACGAGTGTGAGTTGGATGTGTGTGACGGGACTTGTATGAACACGGTGGGCAGCTATGTGTGCCACTGTGATGGTCGCCAGGGTCTTCGCTTGGCCGAGGATCAGCGCTTCTGTGAAAGTATTCCTGTTTGTGTTGACCTGTACGACCACAGACACCCTGAGATGCTTTACCTGGGGGAGCAGTTTGCAGGCCTTCCTGTCATCTATCTGCGCTTCCGTCTGCCGGAGAACACAAA GTTTGCAGCAGAGTTCGACTTCCGTACATTTGACCCAGAGGGGGTTGTGCTGTACGCAGAGTCCTCTCAGGACTCGTGGTTCATGTTGGGGCTAAGAGGAGGTCGCATTGAAGTCCAGTTCAAAAACCAGCACACATTCAAGGTCACCAGTGGAGGAAAATCCATCAATGATGGACAATGGCATGTG ATCTCTGTGGATGAACTGGAGAGCAGCATCAGTGTGAAGATCAGCAAGGAAGCTGTGATGAGCATCAACAGCCCTGACAGTCTCTTTACTTCAGTTAATGGCAAACTGGAGACCAAAGTGTACATCGCTGGGCTGCCCAACCGCACCGACAACGTCATCAAACCT ATCAACCCTCGACTGGACGGCTGCATCCGGGGCTGGAACCTGATGAATCAGGGAGCATCTGGCGTAAAAGAGGTCATCCAGGAGAAGAAGAGTAAACATTGCTTTGTGTATGTGGAACGAGGGTCTTTCTTCCCTGGTGGAGGACTGGCACGCTTCAACATTGACTACA GTGATTCTGGGAGCTGGAATGTGGATTTAAAGATGAACATACGTCCGTCCAGCAGCACAGGCGTCCTCTTTGCTCTTGTCCAAAACAACACAGTCCCTCTGTCGGTGGCTGTGGTCACACAGGGAGAAGAAGATGCT AACCTGCAGGTGTTCTTGGATGGCGTCTCCGTTGCAACGCTGGACTCACTGATGTTGTGTTATCCTGACCGGCTGACCGTGCAGCTGAATGTGACTCCTTCTGAAATCCAAATCTCAGCCAACGCCTCCACTGTTACCTTCATCAAGTCTGACTCTCTGCAGGATGCACTGAAGCGCCTCAACAGCACCATGCAGGACCCCGTCAGTACATATGTTGGTGGGATACCAG ATGATGTCCCTTTACCTGCCACCCCTATCACGGCCTTTTACCACGGCTGCATGGACATCACTATCAGCGGGCAGCAGCTGGACTTCGACGAGGCTCTCAGCAAACACAACAGTATTAAGTCCCATTCGTGTCCTCCTGTGTCTGCCCCTGAGAGTCACCGTGAAGCACACCACCCGCACAGAAAGTGA